In the Arachis ipaensis cultivar K30076 chromosome B10, Araip1.1, whole genome shotgun sequence genome, one interval contains:
- the LOC107620205 gene encoding uncharacterized protein LOC107620205 has protein sequence MATRGRGRTRSRRESRNEQPADNHAEFMAAMANLANTMEANVAATLQAAQRLGQPAGNGDGNDDDLGGAPMTLATFLKHVPSNQYVEFAAYQLLEEAQHWWQAECRLLQLQNADVPWDVFQTAFYKKYFPESTREAKEMELMQLKQGSLSVTDYTNRFEELCRFSRACQGAPETYESWKCITYQRGLKDDIMTAVAPMEIRIFSDLVNKARVVEECAMTVASSRDTHGGNTSRERDVYLGPRGQNFKRYGEGKRSRAYSPDMKCQECGSYHPNRSCQLGKKLCYKCGALGHLVRDCPH, from the exons atggctactcgcGGACGAGGTCGTACACGTTCACGTAGAGAGAGTAGAAACGAGCAACCGgccgataaccatgccgagttcatggcggCAATGGCGAATCTTGCGAACACCATGGAGGCGAATGttgctgcgactctgcaagctgcgcagaggttaggccaaccggcGGGGAATGGAGACGGAAATGATGATGACTTAGGAGGTGCTCCGATGACCCTAGCTACGTTTCTGAAA CATGTCCCGAGCAACCAATACGTGGAGTTTGCTGCTTATCAGCTTCTGGAAGAGGCCCAGCATTGGTGGCAGGCAGAATGCCGCTTACTACAACTTCAGAATGCCGATGTTCCTTGGGATGTATTTCAAAcggccttctacaagaagtactttcctgaGTCTACAAGGGAGGCGAAGGAAatggaacttatgcagctgaagcaaggttctttGTCTGTGACAGACTACACCAACAGATTTGAGGAGCTCTGTAGGTTCTCTAGGGCGTGTCAGGGTGCCCCGGAGACCTATGAAAGTTGGAAGTGTATCACGTACCAAAGGGGCTTGAAGGACGACATcatgactgctgtggctcctatggagattcGGATTTTCTCCGATCTAGTGAACAAGGCAAGAGTGGTTGAGGAATGCGCAATGACGGTTGCCTCGTCAAGGGACACTCATGGAGGAAACACTAGTAGAGAACGCGACGTTTACCTTGGACCGAGGGGACAGAACTTCAAGAGATATGGTGAGGGAAAGCGGTCAAGAGCTTACTCCCCTGATATGAAATGTCAGGAGTGTGGGAGCTACCATCCGAATAGGTCATGCCAGTTGGGTAAGAAACTATGTTACAAGTGTGGCGCACTGGGACATTTGGTTAGAGATTGTCCACACTGA